From the genome of Ralstonia insidiosa:
GCCTTGGCCAGCGCCTCACGCGCCACCTTGTCGAGCACTGTCACGGCCAGCTTGAAGACGGCCTGGCCATCCATGTACAGGAAGGCGCTGCCTTGGATCGCGCCCGCGGCCACATTGCCTGGCACGCACAGAATGTTGGCGTGGCTGCCGTCGGCATGCAGGGCCGTCGACAGGATGCCCGGCTCGTCGGAAGCCTGCAGCACCACAGCACCCGCACCATCACCGAACAGCACGCAAGTCGTGCGGTCATTGAAATCGATGATGCGCGAGAAGACTTCCGAACCGATCACCAGCACGTTGCGGTACGCGCCGGAACGAATGAAGTTGTCGGCCGTCGACAGCGCGTAGACAAATCCGGAGCACACAGCCTGCACGTCGAACGCAGCACAGCCGTTGGTAATGCCCAGTTTCTGCTGCACAAGGCAAGCCGTGCTCGGGAAGACGAAATCCGGCGTGGACGTCGCCACCAGAATCAGGTCGATCTCAGAGCGATCGATGCCGGCGGCCTCAATGGCGCGCTCGGCTGCCTTGACGGCGAGATCGCTACACGTGACATCGGGTTCGGCAAAGTGGCGCGCGCGAATGCCGCTGCGCGTGACGATCCATTCATCGTTCGTCTCGATGCCCTTTTCGGCCAGTTGTGCAGCCAGTTCTTGATTGGTGACCCGCTTGGGCGGCAGGTAGCTGCCCGTGCCGATGATCCTTGCGTAACGTGTCATGTGCAGTGGGGTGAATGCTGACTCGGGGGCAACGCGCTCAAGCGGCGTCGGCGGCCGGAGTGGAAGTGGAGACCGGCGCAGCGCCCGCTGCGTCGTG
Proteins encoded in this window:
- a CDS encoding beta-ketoacyl-ACP synthase III, whose translation is MTRYARIIGTGSYLPPKRVTNQELAAQLAEKGIETNDEWIVTRSGIRARHFAEPDVTCSDLAVKAAERAIEAAGIDRSEIDLILVATSTPDFVFPSTACLVQQKLGITNGCAAFDVQAVCSGFVYALSTADNFIRSGAYRNVLVIGSEVFSRIIDFNDRTTCVLFGDGAGAVVLQASDEPGILSTALHADGSHANILCVPGNVAAGAIQGSAFLYMDGQAVFKLAVTVLDKVAREALAKAEMAASQVDWLIPHQANIRIMQGTTKKLGLSNERLIVTVDEHGNTSAASIPLALDVAVRDGRIQRGQHVMLEGVGGGFTWGAALLRF